The following is a genomic window from Desulfurellaceae bacterium.
CGTACCGGCGGCAAGGCTGCGGCTTGGGGGGATGAGGTGAATGGACAACGTGAAGCATTGACACATATCACGTGCGCACATAGTATGTGTGACGTGAATGTTACTCTATCCATTGACAATCGAGTTGTGGCTGCGGCTCGGCGTGTTGCAGCCACTCGCGGCACCAGCTTGAACCAGCTTATTCGTGACTACCTGGAACAATTGACCCGCGTCAACGATGTAGAGGCAGCTCTCGATCAACTCGATGCACTGTGGGCGGAAAACGCGTACCGTTCATCAGGCCCGTGGACCCGGGAGCAATTGCATGAGCGGTCGTGAGTTTATCGACACCAACGTACTGGTGTACGCTGACGATGCCCGCGACCGGCGTAAACAGGCCCGCGCCCGCGAACTGATTCGCCGTTTGATGCGGGAACGCCGCGGAGTCCTGTCCTTACAAATTTTGCAGGAGTTCTTTGCCGCGACGACACGAAAGCTCGGCATGAGCAGCAAGGAGGCAAAACAGCGCGTGAGTCTGTACTCCCGATTTGACGTCGTCACGCTGACCCCCACCGATCTCCTGGCCGCCATTGACCTCCACCGCATGCATCACCTGTCAATCTGGGACAGCCTCGTCATCCGTGCCGCCTTGAATGGAGCATGTACGGTTTTACACACCGAGGACATGCAGGCGGGTTACATGATTGAAGACGTGCTGCTCACCGATCCGTTCGCAGCGGATTCTCAAACACGATAACAGCCCCGAAGGAGACTTCATGGGCAGGTTCAGTCTGCGACTTCCGGAGTCATTACACCGCGGGCAGACCCCGTTGCGGTTGATCGCATTCTGGCCCGGGTGTCGGATGCGCCGCCGCTATCGGGAGATGAATTGGCGCCTACGGCGGCAGATGGGCAGCCGAAACAAGGGTTGCCCAGGGCAAAAGCTAGTCAGGCTCGCAGGTCGGCTTAGCGGAGCGTAAACCGACACATCCTAGACGCCGTACTGAATTAAGCCAGCACCGCTTACTTCGTTTGGTGTTCCTGACAGCCGCGCCCCTTTTTACCGTGCTGAAGTTTCCACCCATCCCCTGTTGAGGGAATTCCCACCCATCCTTTGGGGCATTTACCGAAAAGATCGGGTATAGTACACGTTCTTATATGGAGATCAGGTATGAGACTTGAACTTCGGGAGGAAAGATGCCTTTCGTTTCAACGCGCCAAGCGACGATATTGACCGGACTCTCTACGGCTAGGCTCCGCGAGTGGACGAGCCGACGAGCCCTAATTCCTGCTGACGTGCCGCCGAGGGCTAAAGGC
Proteins encoded in this region:
- a CDS encoding PIN domain-containing protein; protein product: MSGREFIDTNVLVYADDARDRRKQARARELIRRLMRERRGVLSLQILQEFFAATTRKLGMSSKEAKQRVSLYSRFDVVTLTPTDLLAAIDLHRMHHLSIWDSLVIRAALNGACTVLHTEDMQAGYMIEDVLLTDPFAADSQTR